The segment CGCTCAACCCGCGTCGAAGCCATCGCCGACCAGCACGGCTGGCGTGGCCGCATCCTGCGCACCGTACACAACCAGCTGGACGCCTACCTGTCGGCCTGCCAGTTGGGCATTACCCTGGCCTCCCTTGGCCTCGGCTGGGTCGGTGAGCCGGCCTTCGCCCACCTGCTGCAGCCGCTGCTCGAGTCCGTCGGCATCGAATCGCAGAAGCTGGTCCACGGCATCGCCTTCTTCACTGCGTTCTTCATCATTTCCTACCTGCACATCGTGGTCGGTGAGCTGGCCCCCAAGTCCTGGGCCATCCGCAAGCCCGAGCTGCTCTCGCTGTGGACCGCCGCGCCGCTGTACGCCTTCTACTGGCTGATGTACCCGGCCATCTGGCTGCTCAACGCCAGCGCCAACACCATCCTGCGCATCGCCGGACAAGGCGAACCCGGCCCGCACCACGAGCATCACTACAGCCGCGACGAACTGAAGCTGATTCTCCACTCCAGCCGCGCCCGCGACCCCAGCGACCAGGACATGCGCGTGCTGGCCTCGGCGGTGGAGATGGGCGAACTGGAAGTGGTGGACTGGGCCAACTCCCGCGAAGACCTGATCTACCTGGAGCACGACGCACCGCTGGCGGACATCCTCAGCGTGATCCGCCGCCACAAGTACAGCCGCTACCCGGTGCACGACGACCAGAAAGGCGAATTCATCGGCGTCCTGCACATCAAGGACCTGCTGCTGGCCCTGTCGGCGCTGGACAGCCTGCCGGAATCCTTCGACCTCGCCGAACTCACCCACCCGCTGGAACGCGTGACCAAGCACATGCCGCTGTCGCGCCTGCTGGAGCAGTTCCGCCAGGGCGGCGCGCACTTCGCCCTGGTTGAAGAAGCCGACGGCAAGGTGGTGGGCTTCCTGACCATGGAAGACGTGCTGGAAGTGCTGGTGGGCGATATCCAGGACGAACACCGCAAGACCGAACGCGGCGTGCTCGCCTACCAGCCGGGCAAGCTGCTGGTGCGCGGCGACACCCCGCTGTTCAAGGTGGAACGCCTGCTGGGCATCAACCTCGACCACGTCGAAGCCGACACCCTCGCCGGCCTCGTCTATGAGACCCTCAACCGCGTGCCGGAAGAGGAAGAAGTGCTGGAAACCGACGGCCTGCGCATCATCGTGAAGAAGATGAAGGGCCCGAAAATCGTCCTCGCCAAGGTGCTCAAGCTCGACTGAGCACCAGTGTGACCACCGAAATGCTCCGATTGACAGGTTGAAGTCGGATTCTCTGTAGGAGCGAGCTCTGCCAAAGGGAGAGGGGAGATAAGGCCCCTACTCCCCCCCCACCGCGAAGTTCGGCAGGGTATCCACCGGCTGGGCGAAGTCGAAGGGAATGGATTCCAGCGCCAGGCCCATGTTGCGCTGGATGACGAAGTGCAGGTGCGGGCCGGTGCTGTTGCCGGTATTGCCGGACCGGGCGATGCGTTCGCCGATGGCCACCTGCTGCCCCTCGCGCACCTGCACCGAACCCCGCATCAGGTGCAGGTAGACGCCCATGGTGCCGTCGTCGTGCAGGATGCGCACGAAGTTGCCGGACGGGTTGTTGCCCCGGCCACTCTGGTCGTTCTCGATCTTCACCACCACGCCGGGACGGGCCGCGACGATGGGCGTGCCTTCGGGCATGGCGATGTCCAGGGCGTAGCGGCCCTTGGGGGTGAAGTGACTGTAGCGACCGTTGGCGCCCTGGGTCAGGCGGAAGGGGCCGCCCATCCAGGGCAGCGGATAGCGGTAGAGCACCGGCTGCAGGCGCGGGTCGCCCATGGCGTAGCGCAGCTTGGGCTTGTAGCGCATGGGACGGCTCGGGTCGGCCGGGGCCAGGGTGGCCATGCGCATGCTGCTGCGCGGTGCCAGCACCCAGCGAATGGGCTGGCCGGGAGCGCCCGAGACGTTTTCCGCCTGGTCGATGCGCAATTCCACCTCCACCGGGGCGAACAGGTCGTTGCGCAGCAGCAGGGTCTCGCCGGCGTCGTGCTTCTTCGTCTCCAGCTTCACCGACCGGTCCAGGCGCTCCACCATGCGGTCACGGAAGACGAACACCTGGGCACCGGACACGGCCTTGTCGGTGTAGGTCACCACACCATTGGCGTCGGTGTACTTGTAGATGGTCAACGCAGCGGCCGGCAGGCTCATGCCGAGCAGCAGCGCCAGAGAAAGAAGTCGCCCCAGCATCTCGTCCCGTTGTCTTTTTGTGCTCCGAGAAGCCGAAGACTAGCAGTGCAGCCCAACGGCGGCGAGACGTCGCCCGTCGGGCTGTGACGGGGTTGGCTGGACGGTCAGGCGCCGGGGACGAAATGCTTCTGCGCGGTGCCGCGGGCGATCAGACGGGACAGGTAATCGAGCTTCTGCGGGTCGCGATCGACAAAGCGGAAGGTCAGCTGCAGCCACTCGCTGTCGGGCTTCGGCTCCAGCGCCGCCACCGAGTGCAGGTAGCCGTTGAGCCGCGCCACTTCGCCACCCTCGCCCTGCTCCAGGTCGAGCACCGCGCTCTCCAGCACCTGCGGCAGCGGTTCGCCACGGCGCACCACAAGCTGTGCATCCTTCAGGCTCAGGGCCTTGATCACACAGGCCAGCACACCCGCCGGCAACCGTAGCTGGGCCTGGCCCCGGCCACCGGGGGCCTGGGAGGCGGATTTCGCCGACGGGGTCGGCGCGGCGGGTCTGGCCGCGGGCGCGGGGGCGGCAGGTGCCGGCGCGGTCGCAGGACGGACCACCTCGGCCTTGCCGCCGGTGAGCGCTGCGAGGGAGTCGTTGGCAAAGCCGCCGGCGTTGGGCAGCTTGACCGGCGCGCTGGACATCAGGGCTTCGAGCTTGCCGCTGCGGGCCAGGGCCTTCTTCACCTTGGTGACCAACTGATCGTTGGAGAAGGGTTTGCCAATGTAGTCGGAGACGCCGGCCTGGATGGCCTGGATGACGTTCTCCTTGTCACCACGGCTGGTGACCATGATGAAGGGCGTGGTCTTCAGGTTGTCCTGCTCACGGCACCAGGTGAGCAATTCCAGCCCCGACATCTCGGGCATTTCCCAGTCGCAGAGGATCAGGTCGATACTGGCGCGGGCGAGCAATTGCTGGGCCTTGCGCCCATTGATCGCCTCTTCGATCTGGATACCGGGAAAGTTGTCGCGCAGCCCCTTCTTCACCAGATCGCGGATAAAGGACGCATCGTCCACCACCAGCACGTTGACCTTGCCCATCGACTACTCCTTGGAAAACCGGGCTAAGCATAGCCTTGGCTGATAGCCAATTGCCAAGCCTGATTTGCGACCTGCACCCGGTCCGCGACCGACGGGTCATCCACAGTCCCGGAAAGCAGAACGCCCGGCACGAGGCCGGGCGCTCTGGACACGAGGAGCAGGATCAGCCCTGGGTGGCATCCTTGTTGGCGCCATTGCCCTTCACTTCCTCGGTCATGCGCGCCAGGCCCATATGGCGAACGTCGGTGCCCCGCACCAGGTAGATCACCAGCTCGGAAATGTTGCGCGCATGGTCGCCGATACGCTCAAGGGAACGCAGGGCCCAGATGACGTTGAGCACGCGGCTGATGGCGCGCGGGTCTTCCATCATGTAGGTGACCAGTTCACGCAGCGCGGTCTTGTATTCGCGGTCGATGTTCTTGTCGTACTGGGCCACCGACAGGGCGAGGTCGGCGTCGAAGCGGGCGAAGGCGTCCAGGGCTTCCTGGACCATCTTGCGCACCTGGTCACCGATGTGGCGCACCTCGACGTAGCCGCGCGGGGCAACCCCTTCCTCGCAGAGCTGAATGGCGCGACGGGCGATCTTCGAGGCTTCGTCGCCGATGCGCTCGAGGTCGATCACCGACTTGGAGATGCTGATGATCAGGCGCAGGTCGGAGGCCGCCGGCTGGCGACGGGCGAGGATGCGCACGCACTCCTCGTCGATGTTGCGCTCCATCTGGTTGATCTGGTCGTCGATCTCGCGCACTTGCTGGGCGAGGCCCGAGTCGGCGTCGATCAGCGCGGTGACCGCGTCGTTGACCTGCTTCTCGACCAGGCCGCCCATCGCCAGGAGGTGGCTGCGCACTTCCTCCAGTTCGGCGTTGAACTGCTGGGAGATGTGATGGGTGAGGCTGTCTTTGTCGATCATTTTCTAACCCTTGTTGAGCAGAATGCTTTTCCTGTTGGTAATGGCCTTCAACCAATCGTGCTGGGCAAGGAGGCGAAGCGAAGACAGTACGAGTAGTACGGCAAGCTTCGCCGACACAGTCCAGCGCGATTGGGGGTGGCCACTAGCCGTAGCGACCGGTGATGTAGTCTTCGGTCTGCTTCTTGGCCGGATTGGTGAACAGGGTATCGGTATCACCGAACTCGATAAGCTTGCCCATGTACATGAAAGCGGTGTAGTCGGAAACACGTGCCGCCTGCTGCATGTTGTGGGTCACGATGACGATGGTGTACTTGCTCTTGAGCTCATAGATCAGCTCTTCCACCTTCAGGGTGGAGATCGGGTCCAGGGCCGAGCAGGGTTCGTCGAGCAGCAGGACTTCCGGCTCCACGGCGATGGTACGGGCGATCACCAGACGCTGCTGCTGACCGCCGGAGAGGCCGAGGGCGGATTCGTGCAGGCGATCCTTCACCTCGTCCCACAGGGCGGCGCCCTTCAGCGCCCACTCCACGGCTTCATCCAGCACGCGCTTCTTGTTGATGCCCTGGATGCGCAGGCCGTACACCACGTTCTCGTAGATGCTCTTGGGGAAGGGGTTCGGCTTCTGGAACACCATGCCCACACGGCGGCGCAGCTCGGCCACGTCCTCGCCCTTGCGGTAGATGTTGTTGCCGTCGAGGCGGATCTCACCGTCGACGCGGCAGCCGTCCACCAGGTCGTTCATGCGGTTGAAGCAGCGCAGCAGGGTGGACTTGCCGCAACCGGACGGGCCAATGAAGGCGGTCACGCGCTGCTTCGGGATGTTCATGCTGACGTTGTGCAGCGCCTGCTTCTCACCGTAGAACAGAGACAGTCCCGGCACTTCGAGGGCGACGGTCTCGTTCGCCAGGCTCAGGTTCTGCTTGTCGCGGCCGAGGGCGGAAATGTTGACGCCGTGGCTGTGGGTTTCATGTTGCATGTGTTCACTCCGTTCGTAGCTTCGAGCTACAAGCTGTAAGCCTCAGGCAATTCGTTGGGCGGCGGACGATCAGCTGTCCAGCGCCTTGTATTTCTCGCGCAGGTGGTTACGGATGGCGACGGCCGAGAAGTTCAGCAGGGCGATCACCATCACCAGCAGCAGCGCGGTCGCATAGACCAGCGGGCGCGCGGCTTCTACGTTCGGGCTCTGGAAGCCGACGTCATAGATGTGGAAGCCCAGGTGCATGATCTTCTGGTCCAGGTGCAGGTACGGGTAGTTGCCGTCCACCGGCAGGCTCGGCGCCAGCTTCACCACACCCACCAGCATCAGCGGGGCCACTTCACCGGCCGCGCGGGCCACGGCGAGGATCAGGCCGGTCATCATGGCCGGGCTGGCCATGGGCAGGACCACTTTCCACAGGGTTTCGGCCTTGGTCGCACCGAGGGCCAGGGAGCCTTCACGCACGGCACGCGGAATACGCGCCAGGCCTTCCTCGGTGGCCACGATCACCACCGGTACGGCGAGGATCGCCAGGGTCAGGGACGCCCAGAGCAGGCCCGGGGTGCCGAAGGTCGGCGCCGGCGCGGACTCGGGGAAGAACATGCGGTCCAGCGACCCCCCGAGCACATAGACGAAGAAGCCCAGGCCGAACACGCCGTAGACGATGGCCGGAACGCCCGCCAGGTTGTTCACCGCGATGCGGATCACGCGGGTCAGCGGGCCCTGCTTGGCGTATTCGCGCAGGTAAATGGCGGCGATCACACCGAAGGGGGTGACGATCACGGCCATGATCAGGGTCATCATGATGGTGCCGAAGATGGCCGGGAAAATACCGCCTTCGGTGTTGGCTTCACGCGGGTCGTCGGCGAGGAATTCCCACAGCTTGGAGAAGTAGAAGCTGAACTTGGCACCGACGCCCATGGCGTTCGGCTGGTAGGCATGAACCACCTTGCCAAGGCTGATTTCCTGCTCCTTGCCGCCGGCTTCACGGACCACCACGCTGTCGCGGTTGAACTCCTGGTGCAGGCCCATGAGCTGCTCTTCCAGGCCCTTGTAGCGCTTCTCCAGCTCCGCGCGCTGGGCGGCGATGTCGGCCTGGGCCTCGGGGGTCAGGGCATTGTTCAGCTCCAGCTTGCGGGTCTGCAGGCGCAGGCGCTCCAGGCCGTGGTTGATGCCGCCGATGTCCTTCTTCTCCAGCTGGTAGAGCTTGCCGTAGAGGTCGTTCACGCGCTTCAGGCGCTCCAGCAGCGCGGGCATGGCGGCGTCGCCTTCGGCCACTACCTGGCCGTTTTCCTTCACCGCCACCAGGCGGCCGTAGAAGTTGCCCCACTCGCGACGCTCCAGCGCCACCAGGTCGGCCGGGTATTTCTGGTCCAGCAGCCAGTCGCCCACCACCCAGGTGAAGTCGCTGCCATAGACGTCACGGTTGCCCACCTTGAGCAGTTCGCGGGTCATGAATTCCGGGCCGTCTTCGGGTACCGGCAGGCCGGCACCCTTCAGGCGCGCACGGGACACTTCCTCGATCTGCACCGCTTCGCCGATGACCGGCTTGGCTGGCTGGCCGGGAATGGAGTACTGCGCCTCCACCAGATCCGCCGGCCAGAAGTGGGCCAGACCGCGCACGGCGATCACCGCCAGCAGGCCGATGGTCATGATGACCGCGATGGAAACCGCGCCACCGCTTATCCAGACGCCCGGTGCGCCACTCTTGAACCAGTTTTTCAGGGAAACCTTTTTCACGGATTTCTCCAACGCGTGAGTCTTTCAGTTCCTCCCGCCAGGGGCCGGAGGTTTCGTATTTCTGGGACGAGGGGATACGGCACTGGGCCAAACTTCCCTCACCCGGTCCTTCGGACCACCCTCTCCCAAAGGGAGAGGGGATCGGATGCGACGCCTGGGCGTCGCTCTTATAGAGAGGCGTACTTCTTGCGCAGTCGCTGACGGATCAGCTCGGCCAGGGTGTTCATGACGAAGGTGAACGTCAGCAGCACGAGGGCCGAGAGGAACAGCACTCGGTAGTGGGTGCCACCGACTTCGGACTCCGGCATTTCCACCGCCACGTTGGCGGCCAGGGTGCGCATGCCTTCGAAGATGTTCACTTCCATCACCGGGGTGTTGCCGGTGGCCATCAGCACGATCATGGTCTCGCCCACGGCGCGGCCGAGGCCGATCATCAGCGCCGAGAAGATGCCCGGGCTGGCGGTCAGCAGGACCACGCGGGTCATGGTCTGCCAGGGCGTCGCACCCAGGGCCAGGGAGCCGTAGGTGAGGCTGCGCGGCACGCTGAACACGGCGTCCTCGGCGATGGAGAAGATGTTCGGGATCACCGCGAAGCCCATGGCCAGGCCGACGATCAGGGCATTGCGCTGGTCGTAGGTGATGCCCAGGTCATTGCTGATCCACAGGCGCATGTCGCCGCCGAAGAACCAGCTTTCCAGGATCGGGCTCATGCCAAGGGCGAACCAGGCGGTGAGGCCCACCACCGGGATCAGGATCGCCGCTTCCCAGCCGTCCGGCACGCGCAGGCGGATGGACTCCGGCAAGCGGCTCCAGATGAAGCCGGCCAGCAGGATACCGATGGGGGTCAGCAGCAACAGGCTGAAGATGCCCGGCAGGTGGCCTTCCACGTAGGGCGCCAGGAACAGGCCGGCGAAGAAGCCCAGGATCACAGTGGGCAGGGCTTCCATCAGTTCGATCACCGGCTTCACCTTGCGGCGCATGGCCGGCGCCATGAAGTAGGCGGTGTAGATGGCGGCAGCGATGGCCAGCGGAGCGGCCAGCAGCATGGCGTAGAAGGCCGCCTTCAGGGTGCCCCAGGTCAGCGGAGCCAGGCTCAGCTTGGGCTCGAAGTCAGTGTTGGCGGCGGTGGACTGCCAGACGTACTTCGGCTCCTCGTAGCTCTCGTACCAGACCTTGCCCCACAGCGCGCTCCAGGAGACTTCCGGGTGCGGGTTGCGCAGGCTGAACGGCATCAGCTGGCTGCCTTCCTCGACCACGATGCGGTTGGCGCGCGGCGACAGGGCCATCAGGCCGGAGCCGTCGGTCACGGACTCGACCAGCAGGGTGCGGTTGGCGGTGCTGTGGAACACACCGAGGTGGCCGCTGGAGTCCAGGGCGATGAAGCCCTTGCGGCGCTCTTCGGCGTTGATCTGTACCACCGGGTTGGTGCCCAGCTGGAAGTCACGGATGTGCTTCAGGCGTGAGGAGCCGTCCGGATCGCGGGCCATGAACCACTGGGTGATGCCGCCCTTGGAATCACCCACCATCAGGGAGATGCCGCCCAGCAGCATGGTGCTGGCAGTGACTTCGCGCTCGCCGTCTTCCAGCAGCTTGTAGCGGCCGTTCAGGGCCTTCTCGCGCAGGCTGAAGACATCGGCGTGGGCACGGCCGTTGAGCACGTACAGCCATTGGTGGCGCGGATCGATATAGATGGCCTTGATCGGCTCGGCGATCTGCGGCAGCTCGATGCTGCTCTGCTCCTGGGTGGTTTCGCCGGTCAGCATGTTCTCTTCGCTGACGACCTGCTGCACATGCAGCTGGCTGCCGGTGGAACCGGCCAGCACCATGGTCTCGTCATTGATGCTCAGCGCCACGTGCTCCAGCGCGCGCCCCTGGGCGTCGAGGGCCATGGGCGCCTCGCCGTAGGGGAAGCTGACCAGGGGCTCGATGGCTTTCTTGTTGTCCGGGTAGGTGACGTTGTAGCTGTGCTTGAAGATCAGCGCCTGGCCGTTGGACAGGCCCAGCACCACCAGCGGGCTACCCGGCTGGTCCTGGCCGATGGACACCACACTGGCGCCGGCCGGCAGTGGCAGCTGCTGGCGCTTGAGCAGGCTAGCGTCCTTCACCGAGAAGAACTGCACTTCGCCTTTGTCGGCAACGCGCATGCCCACCATGTTCTGCTCTTCCAGGGCCAGCAGCAGCGGCTTGCCGGCGTCCTGCTGTTGCAGCCAGGCCGGGCTCTGCGCCTTCTTCGCCGTCAGCTCGGCGCCCTGGAACAGCGGAAGCACCACATAGGCCAGGTAGAAGAAGATCAGGGTGATGGCGCCAAGAACGGCGAGGCCACCGACCAGCACGTACCAGCGAGTCAGGTGGTCCATCAGCGCTCGCATCCGCCGCTTGCGTTGCAGCGCAGGCGTATTGAAGTCGATGCGGGCGGGCGGGTTCTTCGAAGAAGTCAGGGAATTGGCCAGGTCAGTCATGGATTCGGGCTCTTGCCACTTTCGGTTCGCGCAGGCTTTTACGATGGGCGCAAAGACTACGGACTTCGTGTGACAGAAAAATTACAGCGAGTTGACGTGGCGAAGCCCGCCCGGAGGAGTCCTCGGGCGGGCTTCTGCGACAGGGGTCTCCCGTCGCCCTTGCGTCCTTGCGGAGCGGCGTGCGCCAGGCCGCCGCTCCCTTATCCGGCCTGGATTACAGGCCCAGTTCCTTCAGGGTCTTCTCGGCCACTTTGGCCGGGACCGGGATGTAACCGTCTTTTACAACGATTTCCTGGCCCTGCTTGGACAGCACCATCTTCACGAACTCGGCTTCCAGGGGAGCCAGCGGCTTGTTCGGCGCCTTGTTCACGTAGACGTACAGGAAGCGGGACAGCGGGTAGCTGCCGTTCAGGGCGTTCTGCTCGTTGTCTTCAACGAACTCGCCACCTTCTTTCTTGGCCAGGGCGACAGTCTTCACGCTGGAAGTCTTGTAGCCGATACCAGAGTAGCCGATGCCGTTAACGGACTGGCTGATGGACTGAACGACGGAAGCGGAACCCGGCTGCTCGTTCACGTTCGGCTTGAAGTCGCCTTTGCACAGGGCTTCTTCCTTGAAGTAGCCGTAGGTGCCGGATACGGAGTTACGACCGAACAGCTGGATCGGCTTGGAAGCCAGATCGCCGGTCACACCCAGGTCACCCCAGGTCTTGATGTTGGAGGTGCCACCGCACAGGCGGTTGGCGGAGAAGATCGCATCGACCTGCTGCATGGTCAGGCCTTTGATCGGGTTGTCCTTGTGGACGAAGATCGCCAGGGCGTCGACGGCAACCGGAACAGCAGTCGGCTTGTAGCCGTACTTCTGCTCGAAGGCCTGCAGCTCGACGTCCTTCATCTTGCGGCTCATCGGGCCCAGGTTGGCGGTGCCTTCGGTCAGAGCCGGCGGCGCGGTGGAGGAACCGGCGGCCTGGATCTGGATGTTCACGTTCGGGTATTCGCGCTTGTAAGCCTCGGCCCACAGGGTCATCAGGTTGGCCAGGGTGTCGGAACCAACGCTGGACAGGTTGCCGGAAACACCAGTGGTCTTCTGATAGGCCGGAATGGACGGATCGACAGCAGCGACCGCGCTGGCGGTAGCGACGCCGGCGGCGACGAAGGTCAGGGCCGCCATCAAACGCTTCAGTTTCATGCCTTGCTCCTAAGCAGGACGAGGGGGTTGAATGCAACGGGGGCCAGTATCGAGAGGCCGCATGACCACTCTATGAATTGATTGTGACAATTGGATGAATGGCCATCATCCGCTGTCCAAGGTGGATCAAGACCCGCGATTCGTACGGAGACAGTCCCCATGAAGCCCCTTCCCCTGCTGCCCTTCGCCCTTCTGGCGCTCTGCACCGCGTGCAGCGAAATGGCCACGTTGACGGTCGAGGACGGCACCGGTCCCGACCCGCTGCTGCCACCACCGAGCCGGAGCATCATCCCCACCGTCAATGTCGCCCCCGCCGTCGGCTGGGCACAGGGCGCCGCTCCCGTGGCGGCCAAGGGCACCCGCGTCCAGGCCTTCGCCGAAAACCTGCAGCACCCGCGCTGGCTCTATGTGCTGCCCAACGGCGATGTGCTGGTGGCCGAAAGCGCCGCGCCGGGCACCGCCAGGCCGGCAGGCATCAAGGGCTGGGTCTCGGGCTTCTTCATGAAGCGCGCCGGTGCCCAGGTGCCGAGCGCCAATCGCATTTCCCTGCTGCGGGACATCAACGGCGATGGCGTCGCTGACCTGCGCAGTACCTTCCTCAAGGGACTCAACTCACCCTTGGGCATGGTGCTGGTGGGCAAGGACCTCTACGTCGCCAACGCCGACGCACTGCTGCGCTTCCCCTATGAGAAGGGCGCCACCGAGATCGACGCACCGGGCACCAGGGTCACCGACCTGCCCGCCGGCCTCAATCACCACTGGACCAAGAACGTCATCGCCAGCCGCAATGGCCGCAAGCTCTATATAACGGTGGGCTCCAACAGCAACGTGGGCGAAAACGGCATGGAGATGGAAGAAGGCCGCGCGGCGATCTGGGAACTGGACCGTGCCAGCGGCAACAAGCGCCTCTATGCCACCGGCCTGCGCAACCCGGTGGGCATGGCCTGGGAACCGCAGACCGGCAAGCTGTGGACGGCGGTGAACGAACGCGACGAACTGGGCAGCGACCTGGTGCCCGACTACATCACCTCGGTGAAGGACGGCGGCTTCTACGGCTGGCCTTACAGCTACTTCGGCCAGCACGTGGACGAGCGCGTCCAGCCGCCGCGCCCTGACCTGGTGGCCAAGGCCATCGTCCCCGACTATGCCCTCGGCCCGCACACCGCCTCCCTGGGCATCGCTTTTGCCAAAGGCAGCAAGTTGCCGAAGCTCCAGAACGGCCTCTTCGTCGGTCAGCACGGCTCCTGGAACCGCGAGCCCCGCAGCGGCTACAAGGTGATCTACGTACCCTTCAAGGGCGGCAAGCCCACGGGCCAGCCAGTGGACGTGCTCACCGGCTTTCTCGACGAGCAGGGCAACGCCCAGGGCCGCCCGGTGGACGTGAAGCTCGACAGCAAGGGCGCGCTGCTGGTGACCGACGATGTGGGCAACAAGGTATGGCGGGTGAGTGCGGCGAAGAAGTGAGGACCGAGCGGGGCCGGCTACCCTCACCCCCAGCCCCTCTCCCAAGGGGAGAGGGGTGAATCACGCCTGGCACGCATTGACCATCCTGCACGGTCAGCCCCCTCTCCCTCCGGGAGAGGGTTGGGGTGAGGGGCGGGAGGAAACTCAGCGCTTCTTCGCGATCAGGAACAACCCGATCAGCATCGCCACGCCGCACAGCGACGCCACGTAATAGGCCGGGCCGAGGCTGTCCCACTTCATCAGCAGGGAAACCACCATCGGCGTCAGGCCGCCGAAGATGGCGTAAGCCAGGTTGTAGGAGAACGACAGGCCGGAGAAACGCACCACCGGCGGGAACGCCTTGACCATCACATAGGGCACGGCGCCGATGGTGCCGACGAACAGGCCGGTCACCGCGTAGAGCGGGAACAGCAAGTCCGGGTTGGTCTTGAGGCCGGTGTAGAGGCTCCAGGAACTGATGGCCAGCAGCGCGCCGCCCACCAGGAAGGTGCGGCCCGCACCGATGCGGTCAGCGATGGCGCCAGCGGCCACGCAGCCGATGGAGAGCAGCACGATGGCCAGGCTGTTGGCCTTGAGCGCAGTGGCCGCGTCGAAGCCGTAGACGGTCTGCAACAGCGTGGGGGTCATCAGGATCACGACCACGATGGCCGCCGACAGCACCCAGGTCAGCAGCATCGACAGCACGATGGCGCCGCGATGTTCACGCAGCACGGCCTTCAGCGGCACTTCCTCGGCCAGCGCCTTGCGCTGCTGCATCTCGGCGAACACCGGGGTCTCGTGGAGCCACTGGCGCAGGTAGACGGAGAACAGGCCGAACAC is part of the Pseudomonas lalkuanensis genome and harbors:
- a CDS encoding PQQ-dependent sugar dehydrogenase; this translates as MKPLPLLPFALLALCTACSEMATLTVEDGTGPDPLLPPPSRSIIPTVNVAPAVGWAQGAAPVAAKGTRVQAFAENLQHPRWLYVLPNGDVLVAESAAPGTARPAGIKGWVSGFFMKRAGAQVPSANRISLLRDINGDGVADLRSTFLKGLNSPLGMVLVGKDLYVANADALLRFPYEKGATEIDAPGTRVTDLPAGLNHHWTKNVIASRNGRKLYITVGSNSNVGENGMEMEEGRAAIWELDRASGNKRLYATGLRNPVGMAWEPQTGKLWTAVNERDELGSDLVPDYITSVKDGGFYGWPYSYFGQHVDERVQPPRPDLVAKAIVPDYALGPHTASLGIAFAKGSKLPKLQNGLFVGQHGSWNREPRSGYKVIYVPFKGGKPTGQPVDVLTGFLDEQGNAQGRPVDVKLDSKGALLVTDDVGNKVWRVSAAKK
- a CDS encoding ABC transporter permease subunit, yielding MTDLANSLTSSKNPPARIDFNTPALQRKRRMRALMDHLTRWYVLVGGLAVLGAITLIFFYLAYVVLPLFQGAELTAKKAQSPAWLQQQDAGKPLLLALEEQNMVGMRVADKGEVQFFSVKDASLLKRQQLPLPAGASVVSIGQDQPGSPLVVLGLSNGQALIFKHSYNVTYPDNKKAIEPLVSFPYGEAPMALDAQGRALEHVALSINDETMVLAGSTGSQLHVQQVVSEENMLTGETTQEQSSIELPQIAEPIKAIYIDPRHQWLYVLNGRAHADVFSLREKALNGRYKLLEDGEREVTASTMLLGGISLMVGDSKGGITQWFMARDPDGSSRLKHIRDFQLGTNPVVQINAEERRKGFIALDSSGHLGVFHSTANRTLLVESVTDGSGLMALSPRANRIVVEEGSQLMPFSLRNPHPEVSWSALWGKVWYESYEEPKYVWQSTAANTDFEPKLSLAPLTWGTLKAAFYAMLLAAPLAIAAAIYTAYFMAPAMRRKVKPVIELMEALPTVILGFFAGLFLAPYVEGHLPGIFSLLLLTPIGILLAGFIWSRLPESIRLRVPDGWEAAILIPVVGLTAWFALGMSPILESWFFGGDMRLWISNDLGITYDQRNALIVGLAMGFAVIPNIFSIAEDAVFSVPRSLTYGSLALGATPWQTMTRVVLLTASPGIFSALMIGLGRAVGETMIVLMATGNTPVMEVNIFEGMRTLAANVAVEMPESEVGGTHYRVLFLSALVLLTFTFVMNTLAELIRQRLRKKYASL
- a CDS encoding MFS transporter codes for the protein MSSVLASEASASRPLTRSDYKTLSLSALGGALEFYDFIIFVFFAAVVGKLFFPAEMPEWLRQLQTFGIFAAGYLARPLGGIVMAHFGDLLGRKRMFTLSIFLMAVPTLVMGLLPTYEQIGIWAPLALLLMRVVQGAAIGGEVPGAWVFVAEHVPSRHIGYACGTLTSGLTAGILLGSLMATLINSIYSPAEVLDWAWRLPFLVGGVFGLFSVYLRQWLHETPVFAEMQQRKALAEEVPLKAVLREHRGAIVLSMLLTWVLSAAIVVVILMTPTLLQTVYGFDAATALKANSLAIVLLSIGCVAAGAIADRIGAGRTFLVGGALLAISSWSLYTGLKTNPDLLFPLYAVTGLFVGTIGAVPYVMVKAFPPVVRFSGLSFSYNLAYAIFGGLTPMVVSLLMKWDSLGPAYYVASLCGVAMLIGLFLIAKKR
- a CDS encoding phosphate ABC transporter substrate-binding protein PstS family protein — its product is MKLKRLMAALTFVAAGVATASAVAAVDPSIPAYQKTTGVSGNLSSVGSDTLANLMTLWAEAYKREYPNVNIQIQAAGSSTAPPALTEGTANLGPMSRKMKDVELQAFEQKYGYKPTAVPVAVDALAIFVHKDNPIKGLTMQQVDAIFSANRLCGGTSNIKTWGDLGVTGDLASKPIQLFGRNSVSGTYGYFKEEALCKGDFKPNVNEQPGSASVVQSISQSVNGIGYSGIGYKTSSVKTVALAKKEGGEFVEDNEQNALNGSYPLSRFLYVYVNKAPNKPLAPLEAEFVKMVLSKQGQEIVVKDGYIPVPAKVAEKTLKELGL